TTCTCTAAAGAAGAAGAAAGATTTGCATAAGCAAGGAATAAACTTCGTGCAGATAGGGCATAAAGATAGGATGGTAGTCCTATATCTCCAGCAAGTCCCACAACGCCAATTAGATTCTGCTCAGGAATGGAGGCTTTCCAACCATAAAAATGGCCGGATAGCTGAATACCCTGAAGGTGTTTAGATATAAAAGAGACATTAGGAAATTCTGGAAAAGTAGGACTGAGTAGAGTTTGCTGTAGGGAGGCAAGAATAGCCAATTCTTTCTGGAGCTTATCTCCAGAGGTATGTTCGATTTCTGCTTTTTCTCTTGAATTGAGGAGTAATAGTAATGTGCAGTTAAAGATGTTCCCTAATTCATTAATTTCATATCCATAAGGTTGTGGTTCATAACGGATATTATGATTTCCTCTCCATGCGGCTTCCATACATGTTGTCAGTTCTTGAATCGGCTGATTTAACCGTTTATTAATTTTTGTGAGTATCCATCCCATTAAGATAAAAGCTAAAGAATAGAAGAAGATTACATTCAGAGGAAGACGGATAGCCTTAGCGATGAACCAAGAAAGCGGAATGATAGATAGGGTATAGGTTCCCTGGATAGGTAGTTTATTTAGAACAATCCCTAGATATTTTTTATTGTTTATTTTTACGCTTATCAGATTGTGTTCTTGCAGTATTTTTGGGGCTATTCTAACGGGAATAGCTTGTTTCCTAGCAGTGATTTTAGGAAGGTTGGCAATATCTACAGAAAATACTTCTGAAGAGAATTTAGGATTTGAAGCGAAGAGCACTTCTCCATATTTGTTTAAGAGACAGATATCTTCATTTTTTAAATGCAGAGACTTAAATAGGTCCTTTTGTAAGAAATCCATGGGATAGAAACTAACAAGCAATCCTGCGCTTGTTGGTGAGTTCCATACTTCGATATCTTCAGTAATCACAAGATAATTTTTAGAGAAATTCGATGAGGTCTCTGAAGAGATAGTAATGATACATGCCTTTCCTGCAGACATGCTCAACTTCTTTTTTATTTCAGGATGACTTTTTAAATAGTGGATAAATGGATCATGAGGATTTTTTGTTTTTATGTTCCCATCAAGAAGAGGAATTAAACAAAGGGAGAAATCCATATCGGATAGGGCGAACATCTCATTATAAGCTTGGGAGTAGAAATCCTCTGATGATGATGCGTAGGCTTTAAGTGCTAAGGTATTTGCTAAACGTTTTAGGAAGATTTTGTGAATAGTGAGTTTCTTTTCAAATTCTAAGCTGAAGTTTGTCGCATGAGTATGGAGATTCTCCATAAGATTATTTTTTGCTGCTGAAAAAGAAAATAATGACAGAACTATCAGATTCAAAATTAGAGGAATCGGAATTACCAAGAAAAGGAACAGCAAGATGCGTTTGGTAAAAGTTTGTTTCATGAGTCCGATATTTTAAGAATCAGCAAGGTAATGTCATCATGTTGATGGCAATTTCCTACGAAAGTTTTCACAGATAGCATTAAAGAATGCATAGCCTCTTCTGCGCTTTTCCCTACTAAGGTTTCTACAGCGCTTTTTAACCGTTCTTCACCAAACATTTCAAAAGCTTTATTATGAGCTTCTGTAATTCCATCTGAATATAGGACAATCAAAGATCCTGGAGCTGGCTGGAAACTTTCTGTAGGGACATCGGGAATATTAGGAAGAAATCCTAAGGCCATTCCTTGGTGAGAAAGTAGAGAAACATCTCCATTAGGAGATAGGTAACAGGCAGGATTATGACCACAGGAATAAAATTCTACAATTCCCGTTTTATAATTGTAACTGTAGACACAGAGGGTAACAAACATTCCTGAATCAGCAGTGTTTTTATAAAATAGAGAGGATGTTTGTTCTACAGCTTCTTTTATCGAAGGGATTTGTGATAGGAATGTGCGTAGCATATTCTTAAGGAATAAAGAGTATCCACAAGCATGGACACCTTTCCCAGAAGCATCAGCAACGATTAAAAATAACGTAGCTTTATCGCCTTCACCTATAATAAAGGCATCGAAAAAATCTCCCCCTACAGTAATAGCAGGGATATAAGCTTTTGCTAATTCCGTATGAGGATAATTAGGAAGGGTGTTGGGAAGAAGTCTTTGTTGCGCTTGCTCGCCAAGGCGGAGAGCATTTTGAGCACTCTCTTTTATTTCATAATTTTTTTCAGCTAAGGTTTGCTGCTGGTCTAGACTTTGTACCATAGCATTAAAAATATGCCCCAGCCTATTCACTTCGAATCCTAGGGAATCATCAACATAGGGATCTCGAATATTTTCTCTTGTTTGTATGATGACAGTGGCAAGTTTACGAATAGGCAAGGATAATCTTTTAGCAGCGAGATAAGCGATGATACTCCCTAAAACAACGCATAAAAAGTAAGCGAAATAAATTAACGTACGTTTCCAGAAGGAGGAAAAAAGCTCAGCCTTTGTCCCATAAGAAAGAACATGCAAATCCATATTAGGGACGTTAGCGAGATAACTCCATATTTCCCGATTTCCATTTCTAAAAGAAAAAAAATTTGGTTCTATAGATAAGGGAGTTAGTGAGAGAGATTTTAGAGAAATTCCTTTTGGGCATCTACTTTCATCCAAGAAAGTATCGCAAAATTCCTTTTCAGTAACATTAGGGTAAATAGAGCGAAGGTCTAAATCAGGATCAGAAGCTTTTAAGATGATACCATCTTTAGATAAAATAGCTGTTTTTATAGTGAAGTAGGCCTGAGTATTTACAAGAATATCTTCGAGAAATTTTTCAACATTGTGTGTTGTATAAAGAATGCCTAGAAGTTCATGAGTATCATTATCAAAGATATTTACCTGCATTACTGAAAAAACTTCATGACCATCTGAAGATTGTTTAAATGTTGCTGAGAATGGCAAATCATTGGGAATGTCTATTTTATTTTGATAATTTTCCCCAAGATGGTTCGGAAGGCTAGAGGCTACAACAATTTTCTCTCCATTAGACTGGAGCTTAATTAAAGAAATTTCGTCATATGTTGAGCTAAAGATTCTTTGCATTTCATTACTAAGCTCAACATTAGGAACAGAGGGAATCCCCTCATCAAGATCTAGAACTTCTGAAAATAGAGCTAAAACATCAGCATTTAGTGGGACTATTTGCATGAGAGTATCCACTTTAAAAGCAGCATTTTCTTTAAATGCTACGGTAACCGATGAAACTGTAGTGTGGTATTGTCTGAGGTTGAGTAGGACAATATTAATCCCTAGGGGAATTAATATTGCAGCTACACATGCTAACCACAAACGATAGCCTATCGTTTTTGTAAAAGGGATCATCTACATTAAATTAGTAGTTATAAGATGGTATCTACAAGATCGTTCTGATCTTTATAAACCTTATTTTTTCATTTTTTTAAGTATATAGAAAATTTTGCTTAAGCAGACATCTACTATTTAACGTCTCAGGAGAGTTTTATATCTTTTAGCTTGTCTGAGGAAAAAATAAGATGTTTAACAAAGAGATGATATAAAAAGATAATCGCTTTCTAGTCATCCCTAGAAAGCGATATGCGTGCAATTCTATTCTCCAGAAAATGGATTAGAATCTTTAAATAATCCTTCAGGACCGAGTTCTTCTTCTATTGCCATAAGCCTATTATACTTGGCAATACGCTCAGAACGTGATAGAGATCCTGTTTTAATTTGTCCTGTGTTGAAAGCTACAGCAAGATCTGCAATTGTTGTATCTTCGGTTTCTCCGGATCTATGAGAAAGAATAGTCGTATACCCTTGATTATGAGCAAGCTGTATGGCTTCAGAAGTTTCTGTTAATGTGCCAATTTGATTTGGTTTAATTAATACAGCATTAGCAAGACCTCTACTAATCCCATCCGCTATTAATTCAGGGTTGGTAACAAAAAGATCATCTCCAACGACTTGAATATTTTCGCCGAGTTCTGCTGTTAGTAATTCCCAACCATCGAAATCTTCTTCAGCGAGACCATCTTCTATAGAATCGATAGGATAGTGATCGCAAAGATCAGCAAGTATGCTAACTTGTTCTTGGTAACTCTTTCCATCATAGGTTTCTGTTTTTGTATCATAGAAAGAAGATGCTGCGCAATCGAGAGCTAGGGAGATGTCCTCTCCGGGTTGGAAACCAGCTTTTTCGATAGCAAGCACAAGAAGATCTAGCGCTTCAGAGTTAGATTTTAGTTGTGGAGCAAAGCCTCCCTCATCGCCAACTCCTGTAGCTAAGTTTTTATCATTGAGGATATTTTTCAAAGTATGGAAAACATCAGCACCCATCCGCACAGCTTCTTTTAGAGATGTTGCTCCAATAGGACGAATCATAAACTCTTGAAATTGCAAGCCGTTATTTGCATGCATCCCGCCATTAATAAGATTCATCATAGGGCAAGGAAGCACATGAGCGAAACATCCCCCTATATAACGGTAGAAAGAACGTCCTAAAGTAGCTGCTGCAGCTTTTGCTGATGCTAGGGAAACTCCTAAAATTGCATTAGCTCCTAGTTTCTCTTTATTTGGCGTGCCGTCAGCCTCTACCATGATAGAGTCAATTAGGATCTGATCGAATATACTCACTCCTTGTAAGACCGGAAGGAGGACTTCTTTTACATTTTTTACAGCTTGTAAAACACCTTTCCCTTGGAATCGAGAACTATCTTGATCACGAAGTTCTAAAGCTTCTTTTATTCCTGTAGAAGCTCCCGAAGGCACACAAGCTTCTCCGAAAGTGCCTG
This DNA window, taken from Chlamydia sp. 04-14, encodes the following:
- a CDS encoding regulator of sigma subunit yields the protein MKQTFTKRILLFLFLVIPIPLILNLIVLSLFSFSAAKNNLMENLHTHATNFSLEFEKKLTIHKIFLKRLANTLALKAYASSSEDFYSQAYNEMFALSDMDFSLCLIPLLDGNIKTKNPHDPFIHYLKSHPEIKKKLSMSAGKACIITISSETSSNFSKNYLVITEDIEVWNSPTSAGLLVSFYPMDFLQKDLFKSLHLKNEDICLLNKYGEVLFASNPKFSSEVFSVDIANLPKITARKQAIPVRIAPKILQEHNLISVKINNKKYLGIVLNKLPIQGTYTLSIIPLSWFIAKAIRLPLNVIFFYSLAFILMGWILTKINKRLNQPIQELTTCMEAAWRGNHNIRYEPQPYGYEINELGNIFNCTLLLLLNSREKAEIEHTSGDKLQKELAILASLQQTLLSPTFPEFPNVSFISKHLQGIQLSGHFYGWKASIPEQNLIGVVGLAGDIGLPSYLYALSARSLFLAYANLSSSLEKISSNTFDAFGKTTEGDEATVSMTFIRYCSIDTTLSILSVGETPPITFLKRQETFFRLTSPTKQKIEPGDILVCITGNYELTEYLMRLPIEELIKDPLAPLNSENFIETLTEMLNKETQSQIDGTLSFLSFS
- a CDS encoding PP2C family protein-serine/threonine phosphatase, whose protein sequence is MIPFTKTIGYRLWLACVAAILIPLGINIVLLNLRQYHTTVSSVTVAFKENAAFKVDTLMQIVPLNADVLALFSEVLDLDEGIPSVPNVELSNEMQRIFSSTYDEISLIKLQSNGEKIVVASSLPNHLGENYQNKIDIPNDLPFSATFKQSSDGHEVFSVMQVNIFDNDTHELLGILYTTHNVEKFLEDILVNTQAYFTIKTAILSKDGIILKASDPDLDLRSIYPNVTEKEFCDTFLDESRCPKGISLKSLSLTPLSIEPNFFSFRNGNREIWSYLANVPNMDLHVLSYGTKAELFSSFWKRTLIYFAYFLCVVLGSIIAYLAAKRLSLPIRKLATVIIQTRENIRDPYVDDSLGFEVNRLGHIFNAMVQSLDQQQTLAEKNYEIKESAQNALRLGEQAQQRLLPNTLPNYPHTELAKAYIPAITVGGDFFDAFIIGEGDKATLFLIVADASGKGVHACGYSLFLKNMLRTFLSQIPSIKEAVEQTSSLFYKNTADSGMFVTLCVYSYNYKTGIVEFYSCGHNPACYLSPNGDVSLLSHQGMALGFLPNIPDVPTESFQPAPGSLIVLYSDGITEAHNKAFEMFGEERLKSAVETLVGKSAEEAMHSLMLSVKTFVGNCHQHDDITLLILKISDS
- the eno gene encoding phosphopyruvate hydratase; its protein translation is MLEVVISDIQAREILDSRGYPTLYVKVTTDAGTFGEACVPSGASTGIKEALELRDQDSSRFQGKGVLQAVKNVKEVLLPVLQGVSIFDQILIDSIMVEADGTPNKEKLGANAILGVSLASAKAAAATLGRSFYRYIGGCFAHVLPCPMMNLINGGMHANNGLQFQEFMIRPIGATSLKEAVRMGADVFHTLKNILNDKNLATGVGDEGGFAPQLKSNSEALDLLVLAIEKAGFQPGEDISLALDCAASSFYDTKTETYDGKSYQEQVSILADLCDHYPIDSIEDGLAEEDFDGWELLTAELGENIQVVGDDLFVTNPELIADGISRGLANAVLIKPNQIGTLTETSEAIQLAHNQGYTTILSHRSGETEDTTIADLAVAFNTGQIKTGSLSRSERIAKYNRLMAIEEELGPEGLFKDSNPFSGE